From the genome of Anopheles moucheti chromosome 3, idAnoMoucSN_F20_07, whole genome shotgun sequence, one region includes:
- the LOC128304995 gene encoding uncharacterized protein LOC128304995 — MHKGALMLSNESGFQTDWKSLYHRDALVWASHEYEADSIMKPLVKLAFCLARQFNLSPAIEFTSIDTLELLLVRAFQSWMKSSPESLERSKSAFLHQLPMYVVAVVDIVAKYIDIGIKLDLKALKRAANVSDSSCNMLAVEFEVIKILDSELRSSLLLGAFERFSKQYLTPLNIASSESIWNIGLRLLRLVTAERTLIYNSLKTSMKDNECFRRFKSNKLILAGAIIITVLYVIPATRHSKAILNKVIEPLADDCCVQATNLIYLRDAVLRVIAGH; from the exons ATGCACAAAGGCGCACTGATGCTCAGCAACGAGTCGGGATTTCAAACTGATTGGAAAAGCCTCTATCACCGAGATGCGCTGGTATGGGCGTCTCACGAATATGAAGCAGATTCCATAATGAAGCCCCTGGTGAAGCTCGCATTTTGCCTGGCGAGACAATTTAATCTCTCGCCGGCAATAGAATTTACAAGCATCGATACGCTGGAGCTGCTACTGGTACGCGCCTTCCAGAGCTGGATGAAGTCGTCGCCGGAGTCGTTGGAGCGCAGCAAATCTGCGTTTTTGCACCAACTTCCGATGTACGTGGTGGCCGTAGTTGATATCGTTGCCAAGTACATAGACATTGGAATAAAGTTGGATCTGAAGGCTCTCAAGCGAGCGGCTAACGTGAGCGATTCCAGCTGCAACATGCTTGCAGTGGAGTTTGAAGTCATTAAGATTTTGGACAGTGAG CTTCGATCGTCACTCTTGTTAGGTGCATTTGAGCGTTTTTCAAAGCAATATCTAACGCCACTGAATATTGCAAGCAGTGAAAGCATTTGGAACATTGGACTCAGACTGCTACGTTTGGTCACGGCGGAACGAACACTCATCTACAATAG CCTCAAGACATCGATGAAGGACAACGAATGCTTTCGACGCTTCAAATCCAACAAGCTAATTCTGGCGGGTgcgatcatcatcaccgtccTGTACGTTATACCGGCAACGCGCCACAGTAAGGCAATCCTCAACAAAGTCATCGAACCGCTCGCTGACGACTGCTGCGTACAGGCAACGAATCTGATCTATCTCCGGGATGCAGTGTTGCGTGTTATAGCCGGCCACTGA